The nucleotide sequence ACTAAGTTCCTTGGTGTAAGAAGAGGCAAATGTGGTGTTTATTTCTGCAGCTACTTTTTGGTAAAGCTCACCCACCCGCTTTTTATCAAGCTTGCCCAAAAAGCGCATTAGCAGCCAACCTCCGATACCCCAGGTCATGCCATACGCACGATTTAAAATGGTGGGAGAAAAGTCTAAACCACCGTAAATATACACCTGTTTATTGCTATCAGAGCCGTACGTATTAAAACCCTTGGCATCTTTACTGCCAGATGCTTCCATCATCGTGAGAATATCGCTAACAAGCTCGCCACCGCCGATGGCGTCAAAAGCTAACGTTGCACCTGTTTTATCAATGGCTTGGTAAAGTTCAGCTTTAAAATTCTCACTGCTAGAATCAAGCACAATTTTGGCGCCAATTTCTTTAAGCATATCCACCTGCTTTTGGCTGCGCACAATGTTCACTAACTCCACACCCTCATCTAAGCAAATCTTATTCAGCATTTGGCCTAAGTTAGACGCTGCGGCGGTATGTACTAATGCTTTGTGACCTTCCATTCGCATGGTCTCTACCATACCAAGTGCTGTTAGTGGATTAACAAATGAAGACGCTGCTTGCTGAGCAGTAGTACCTTCCCTATGCGGCAAACAAACTTGCACGGGAACACATGCGTATTCGGTGTAAGCTGCTCCCGTAAGAATAGATACGGTTTTTCCCATCAACGCTTGCGCTTCTGAGCTGTCGCCAGCGGCAACTACGGTTCCAGCACCTTCATTGCCGATAGGTAACGTTTGATCAAGACGTGATTTAATACGAGCTAGCAATGGCTTATGAACTGGCGCAATAAGCGCACCCTTATCAGCGTTAAACGACGCCTTATCTAAACTAGCGGGGCCAAACATTGGCCACATATCAGAAGGATTAATCGGTGAGGCCTCCATACGAACAATAACTTCGTGGGGCTTAGGCTCTGGTACATCAACCTCTTTAAGAGATACTTGCAACTCGCCTTCTGAGGTAATAAGCGTAAAAAGTTGTTTTGATTTATTCATATCGGTGTTTCCCGCCCTAGTGATAAAACGCTAAATATATTCTTAAGCTAACACGACACCACTATCAGCAATATTTATATTGCGAATATATATGAGTTCCAATGATTTATAATTAAGGCGCTGAGTTAATGGGGTCAGAGTACTTTTCTCACGAGCGTACGCGGCATCTTTTTCTTCCAGCTCTTTCTCACTGTCTATTAGACCAGTTTTAGCGGGTACAGGGTTGTAGATAGTTTTTAAATTGCCCATCTTAGTAAAAAGAAAACTCAAAAAGTAACTCATAAAGGTATGGCTCGTAAACATCGACTAGGCCCCGCTGGCTTTGCACAGCATGTCATTCAACGAGGAAATAATCGCTCTATATGCTTTGCCGATGAAACCGACTACATTGCATACGCCCATTGGTTAAAGAAGTTTTCGCTGCAATTTGACGTAGCTATTCACGCATGGGTTTTAATGACTAATCATGTGCATTTACTTTGCACGCCTAACTCAGATAATCGTGGTGTCAGCGCGATGATGCAATCATTAGGGCGAATGTATGTAAGGTACTTCAACCATAAGTACAACCGCACCGGCACGTTATGGGAAGGGAGATTTAATTCTAGCTTGGTGAGCAGTGAAGAATATCTGCTTGCGGTTTACCGGTACATTGAACTTAACCCCGTGAGAGCCAATATGGTTTTATCACCAGCAGAATATAAATGGTCAAGCTATCGGATAAATGCATTGGGTATTAAATCAATGCTATGCAGCCCGCACCCTGTTTACTTATCATTGGGGAAAACTGACTTTCGGCGATTAAAAGCTTACCGAACTCTGTTCAAAAACGACGTACCGCAATCGGTCATAGATAAAATTCAAACCAGCTCACGAAAAGAGTTAGCTTTAGGAAGTAAAAAATTCAAACACCACATAGAACAGCTAACTGGCAGTACATTAAAAAATGAAACACTCGGCCGACCCGCTAGCAATAATAGAATAGCTAAAACTTAAATATTCAGGTGCTCAATAATGTACTCTGACCCCATTATTTTTATTCAAACATTGAGAGGAAAGCGTGTAACGATGACATCACCCCATTCACAATTGCTTCAAAATTTATTCGGTTTTACTGCTTTCCGACAAGGCCAACAAGAGGTTGTTGAAGGCCTACTCAACGCACGTTCTACACTAGCGATATTTCCCACTGGCTCTGGAAAGTCGTTGTGCTATCAATATGTTGCTACCCAGCTCCCCCACTTAACTTTGGTCATTTCACCTTTATTGGCCTTGATGAAAGACCAGCTTTCGTTTTTACACAGCAAAGGTATTGCAGCGGCCAGCATCGATTCAACTTTAACTGCTGAGCAAAATAAGCAAGTGATGAATGACGTGCGTTCTGGGCGCTGCAAAATTTTAATGGTGTCGGTAGAACGCTTTAAAAACGAGCGTTTTAGACAGTTTATAGAATCGGTTCAAGTGAGCATGTTAGTGGTAGACGAAGCACACTGCATTTCTGAATGGGGCCACAACTTTCGACCCGACTATTTAAAGCTACCGGCCTATCAAAAAGAACTGAACATTCCCTTAGTATTATTGCTAACGGCTACTGCCACGCAAAAAGTAAAGTTAGATATGGCCAGCCGTTTTAATATTGCTCAAGAAAATATTATCCAAACAGGGTTTTATAGACCTAACCTCAATTTAAATGTGTTACCTGTAGCAGGTATCAATAGAAACAAAGTATTGCTAGAAGAATTACAACGACAGCAAGGCGCGGGTATTGTGTATGTCACCCTTCAAAACACCGCGCAAGAAGTTGCGCAATACCTACAACAGAATGGGTACGCCGCACAAGCTTACCACGCAGGTCTACACAATGATGTTAGGCAAAGTATTCAGCAAGATTTTATGGAAAATAGGCTGCAAGTTGTTGTGGCTACCATCGCGTTTGGTATGGGCATAGACAAGTCTGACATTCGCTTTGTTATACATTACGATTTGCCAAAGTCTATCGAGAACTACAGCCAAGAAATCGGTCGAGGCGGGCGAGATGGAGGAACAGCCAACTGCACAGTGCTGGCAAACTTAGACGGTTTGGTGACCATTGAAAATTTTGTGTATGGCGACACACCCGATAAAAGCGCCATTCGGCGGGTGATAGATGATATTTCAGCGCAAGCGCCTGTGCACTTACAAGCTGCTAATATCAAATCTCCCCCTACCCCAACAAGTAGCAGCGTTTACCAGTGGGAAACGCAAATTAACAGCTTATCGAGTATAAGCAACATTCGGCAGTTACCCTTAAAAACTTTATTGGTACAGTTAGAGTTAGCCAACGTTATTCGCCCCCTGTACGCCTACTTTGCCGAATATAAATTCCGTTTCAATACGGAGCAAGTAGACATCCTTAATTTATTTTCTAAAGAACGAAGAGAATTCTTAGAAGCAGTTTTTACTCATTCAAATATGAAAAAAGTATGGGGAGTAGTAAATTTCGATAGCATCTACGCACAATATGGGGCGGAGCGCTCGAGAGTTGTGGCTGCACTAGAGTATTTACACGAGCATAATCATATTGAGCTAGCGTCTCGCTTAATTACCGATGTGTACAGTGTTGACTATTCACTACTTCAACAAAGTGAATTAGCCGACAAATTGGCGCGCTATTTTGCTGAAAATGAACAAAAAGAGGTTGAGCGAATTGCCGCGCTAGTTCAGTTTTTTGAACAAGATAGTTGTTTAAATTTCAACTTATCAGCCTATTTCGATGATAACCAAGCGCCACGTAAATGCGGCCATTGCAGCGTTTGCGAAGGCAAAGTCGCAAAACTTAGCTATTCAAGCCCCATACCAACACCAGAGAGAGAACAAGTATCTGCAGCAATGGCAGCACTAAGAGCACACCTAGAGGGAAAATTTAATGACCCAATCACGATATCCATCTATTGCCGATTTTTAACCGCCATGACCATGCCTCTCTTTACTCGATTGAAAGTGAAGCAAGTTAAGGGCTACGGAAGTTGTGAACACTGCCGTTATGCAGATGTGAAGCAACTAGTTAGCGAGCTAATCTAGAAATAATGGAGTCAGAGTACTTTTTAATTTACTCTGACCCCATTTTTTGCCCTCATTTTTGGCGTGCCATCAATTCCCTTCTAAGGCACTTAAGATGAGTTGTGCACTTTCTTCAGGTGCATCAAGCCATGGCAAGTGACTGGCATTTTTTATTACATGAACCGTGGCATTATTCATTTTCGATGCTAAATATTCAGCATTTTCTATCGTATCCCAAACATCTTTATCACCAACAATAAAGGTCACGTGATGGGGCAGGTTAAACAATGTATTTTGAATAAGAAACGCCTCATTGAACCCGCCAAACTCCACGCAGTTTTCAAGCAGTGAATTAAATGAGCGAGCACTTCCGGGAATAAGTTGAGCATTCACATCATTTTGCCAATAGATATCAGGTAATTGCTCTGGTTTATGCACCAGCATCATGCCGTGAAAATCCTTACTTCCCTTTATTGTCGGCTCGCCAATTAGCTTTAACAGTATTTTATTAACGGCCGGTAGGCCCATCATTACGACTTGGGGAGGGATGGTTTCGGTGCCGCCAGCAGGGTGCCCAATCAGCACCAGCTTTTTTACTCGTTGGGGGTAGATGCCTGCAAAATTCACACTGAATAATCCACCCATGGAATGCCCTACTATATGTGCACTATCTAATTTTAGAGCATCCATAAAAGAACGGATGAACGCAGCGCCGTGTTTAGTTAGGTCCACTTCACCATAGATAAAATTATCAGTTAATCCACTTCCAGGGCGATCCAAAACATATATGTGATAGGACTTAGCGAGTTCATCCATAATGGTATACCACTGAGATGCATAACCGCCTCCTCCGTGGATCAAAATTAGAGGTTCGCCCTCCCCCATTTCGTAATAGTGGACACGCTTAACAGGTCCTTGGGTATTTACAAAATGAGATTGAGGGTCAATGCCAATTTCTTCAAATAATGCATGGCTAGTTTGTATGTAGGCAGCGGTGCTGGTTTCAGTGAATTTTTTGTCTAATGTTAGCCCCCATACAATAAGAATGAGTATCGCTCCCAACACTAGCAAAAGTATTTTAATCCATAGTTTCATGTTAGCTCCTAGCAATTTAGATAAGCCATAAAAAGGCACAGCGTATTTTCAAGGAATTAATGTTCTCACTAATCTACCCTCATTAATGTACTCTCATTAAAGTACTCTGACCCCATTATTTATGGCCCGACATTTTAATACCAGTGAAGCAACTTCATTAGGAATGTTGTTCTTCAATACATTCGAAGGTAACTGTAAAACAAAGGTAAACCTAGCTAATGGTAGTGGGATTTTAAATATCAGCAAAGGCGATACAACACTTTGTATGCTGCTCTTTAGATCACTCAATTCAAGAGCCTTTTAAAGTACTCTGACCCCATTTCTCACTTTAATGAAGTAATATCTTGCCCCGAATGATAGTATCTTATTGTCTTATCGACATTAAGCGGTTGTTATTAAAAGGATAAAGGCTGTCAGGAATGAACATATTAATACTGGGAACATCCAATTCTATTTTGAAAAATGGTTATGTTAGTGGCTTGAAAAGAGCACTCCCTAATGCGTCATGGACCAGCTTATCTTCAGGTGCTTCACCAGGCATACAGTTTTCTAAATATGCCAAGATGGACTTCACTAGCTATGATTTAGTGGTGCTGGATTCTGTACCAAATGATGAACAATATGCATTACAAACGCCGGGTTACTCTTATAGCAATCAAAATAAGCGTATTCTGCTTGAAGTCGTTTCAACCATCTCCTCGCAAACCAAACTAATTGTTCTAGGAATTGCGATTCGCGATTTCTTTGCAAAGCCATCCGCTATTTATACTGACAGAGAAAACCTTGCCAATAACATGGGCGCTCAGTTTATCGATTTTTCATCGCTGCTTAAGGTTTATCAATATTTATATGACGACGTGTATTCGAATCACCCCGCACACCCTAAAGATGAAATATCAAATAAAATAGGTTATTACCTAGGTGTGGCTATTAGTCATCACTATGATCACATAACAAACGGAGCTGAGTGTGTAGATTACAGTAAGAACTTTGAGATAGTTTCAACCCATCTTAATGAAGGCGAAATAAGAAACTATAAAAATTCATTAACTGAAGCACAATATCTGGAGTGTGAAAAAGGCCACACTGTGTCGATATCCACACAAAAGAAGTTAATTGGCTTTTTTGTAAACGGGTTTCAAACAAATACGTTCATTCAACTTACGGCCGACAACGGTGCAGTTCTCACCGTTCCGTTACTCTATAAACGAATGGAAAAGGGTTTTCTCAACCTATTTGCTCCCTTAGCGACATTTCAAACAATTAAAACGTTAACGGTGGTTGATCAATATGAGGGGGTTCTTCAATTTAAGCCAAGAATGACAACAGGAAAAAGAGATATCCACACGCCAAAATTGCAATTAGGCAGCTTTATTCATTGGGACAGTGAAGACGAAAGCAACTTAACCGCATATAACAAAGTGAGTAACTCCAATCATTTAGTGCTAAGTGATACTGTAAAAAACAGCGTTACAGATGAAGTATTGAAGGCTATACAGGCTTCATACACACAAAGTTCCGGATTGACCAAAATACGATACTTTTTCAAATTACTCCGTTTTAAACACCGGTTTAAGGTCACTTCACTGAAATAATGGGGTCAGAGTACTTTTTAATTAACTCTGACCCCATTATTCTCAACTTGTCGGCATAGTAAATAGTTGAAATCTATTTTATAGTGAATCTCAGATTAAGCGTGGTTATTGGTTAAGGAAATAATGGACACCGCCAAAAAAGGACAGTTGATTGTTGTGGGCACAGGGATTAGTGTGGCAGGGCAAATGACATTAGCTGCAAAAAGCCACATCGAAAACGCTGACATCGTCTTCATGGGTATCATGAATAAAGTTGGCGAACATGCTGTCAAAAACCTCAATCCTAACAGTATTTCATTGGATGACCTCTACCAAGAGGGTAAATCACGTGCTGTCACTTATGACCAAATGGCCGACCGTATTGTGCAGGCTGTATCTGATGGACACAAAGTATGCGTGGCATTCTATGGCCACCCCGGCGTTTTCGTCACTCCTTCTCACGAGGCTATTCGCAGGGTAAGAGAGCTTGGTCTTAACGCTCAAATGCTGCCGGGCGTGTCAGCGGAAGATTGTTTAATTGCTGACTTAGGCATAGACCCATCGCGCTTTGGCTGTCAGTCTTATGAAGCCACGCAATTTTTGTTTCGCGATTACCGCATCGACCCTTATATGACGCAAATCATATGGCAAATAGGCTTAGCGGGAGAAGCATCGTTAAGCGTGCTAGATGCCACGCACAATCAGCCAGGACTTGTGATGTTGGCAGATATCCTGCGCGAGCATTACCCCGACAATCATGAGCTTATTATCTACGAAGCGGCAACCTTGCCTATCTGCGAGCCCAAAATTCAAAAGATTCTGCTTAGCGAGTTAACGCTCGCCAAACTTACATTGATTTCCACTCTGGTTGTTCCGTCGCTAGGCTTGCCAGAGTACCGACAGGACCGTTTAGCCAAGTTAGGTTTAACGGAACAACAAGTGATTAATTATAGAAACCCAAGCATAAACTAACAGGAAATAAAAATGGCAAAATCGATAGTAGACTTCTTAGTAGAATTAGACACAAACAGTAAATTGATGGAAGCGTATAAAAAAGATCCCGTAGGAATTGCTGCCGACTATGGCCTATCGGATGAAGAACTAAAACTGATTGAAAACAAAGATTGGGACGAAGTAGCAAAACGCTTTGACGATACAAGTAAAGCCATTCGTGTTGTTAACTATTAGTTGAAACACTGCAGTCAATGATGCGATGTATCTGCCGTAACATAAATGCCATCTTTTTTCTGGTGGCATTGCCCCTGCTCGCCTTTCAGGCGCTAGCAGATACCGCTTCCTATCCCCTCAGTTTACTAGACGGGCTAAGAGATCGAATTCGCGAAAACGACTCCTCGGTTGACGACACACTTTCAAAGTTAGAAGACTTCTTTGTCAACAACACCAACGACTTTGAACAGGCGCGCTATTTAAACCTAAAATCCTACCACCACATTCTAAAACAGAATTACCTGGCAGGTTACGAACTCCTTCTAGAGGCTCGTGAGTTTGCAAATGCCAGCAATAACATACTGGCTCTAGCCGAATCCTATCGATTAGAAGGATTAATTTTAGATTTCTCTGGCGAGCACGCGAATGCGTTAGAAGCATTAAACCGCTCTTTGGAACTATACAATAAAGTGCAAAGTTCGAGGGTATTGCTGGTATACAGTGGTATGGGGAATGTCTACATGTCGCTGAAAGACTATGAACAAATGTTGACGTTCGGACAGCAATACCTGTCTACCGCCCAACGTTTTCATAGCCGTCAAGATGAAGGTATTGCGTATTTTTTCCAGGGATACACACAAAAGAGGTTGGGAAACTACCAAGAAGCCAAAGTTAACTTATTACTTGCCGACAACCTGTTAAGCGAGGTTCAGTATCCCTTTATGGGCATTGTTTATAGTGCCATGGCAGACCTTCACATTGCTCAGGGCAATTTAAACGAGGCATTGAAAAAGCTAAATCAAGCAGCCGAAGTAGATCGTCAAGTTGGCTTTCGGTACAACGAAGGCACTTACCTACTTCAACTAGCCGAGATATATAGGCAGAGAGGTGAGAACGAACTCGCCATTGCGGAACTAGAAGCCGGGCTAAATAAAACGGCTATTCAAAACGACAAAGTCGTACTTTTAGACCTGCTAGAACAGTTGATTACTCTCTATGAAGCGGCAGATAATTATCGCATGGCACTCAACTATGCAAAGCAATATAGAGAAGTGTATACACAAAGTTTCAACGAACAACAGTCAAGACTGCTGGCATTGAATCGCGTACGTCTAGCGATATCCGAAAAAGAAGAAACGATAGAGTTGCTGGAAAAAGACAACCAGCTAAAAGAGCAGCGCAATCTCATTCAACAAAAGCAAAACACTTTCCAGCTGTATTTTATCGGATGCGTTATTTTGTCTTTGGTATTAGTTATTGGCCTTTTAATGCGCACCAGGCAACAGCGTAAAGCGCTGGATAATCTTACGCAAGATTTGCAAAAAGCCACCAAAGCTAAGTCTGACTTTCTTGCTCGTATGAGCCATGAAATACGTACGCCATTAAATGCTATTATCGGTCTTACCAAGCTTTCACAGCGTGCTGCAGAAAATCAAGAGCAGCAAACCAACCTTATACAAATAGAAGGGGCATCGCAAACGCTCCTCGCCATCATCAAAGATATTCTAGACTTTTCAAAAATCGAAGCCGGAAAGTTAGATATAGAGTCGACCCAATTTAATTTAGATGCCTTGGTGAATCAGACCATTCGTCTTCATTTAGCCCGCGCGGATGAAAAGCACATAGAGCTCATTCAACACATTGCCAGAGATGTGCCGCATAACTTAGTTGGCGACCCCCTGCGAATTCAACAAGTATTAAGTAATTTGCTAAGTAACGCGTTAAAGTTTACGGAAGATGGGCTAGTTTCCGTGAGCGTGAGATGTACAAAAGAAGAACAAAATATTCAGCTTGAATTTGAAGTCAAAGACACGGGAATAGGCTTGAGTAGTAAACAAAAAGCCAAACTGTTCAAGCCCTTTAACCAAGGTGACGAGTCTATCTCACGTCGCTTCGGTGGTACCGGCTTGGGGCTGGCAATTTGTAAGCAGCTCACCACTTTAATGGGTGGAGACATCTGGGTAGAAAGCCAACTAGGAAAAGGCGCAAGTTTTCATTTCACGGTTAATGTGAAGCAAGATCCTGCGCAGCAGATTGTCTCACCATCTATGCAACTGTCAGCGCTTAAGGTGCTGATTGCTGATGACATCAGTATGTCTCGCGAAGCTATTACCGAAGCCTTATCCATGGCGAATATTCACGCCGACAAAGCCACCGGCGGTAAAGAAGCGGTGACGAGAGTGCGTGAGGCCGTCACCAGTAACCACCCCTATGATGTTCTTATATTAGACTGGAATATGCCCGATATAGATGGTTTGGAAGTGGCTGCCATCATTAACCAGGAGTTTCCAAATAAACAGCCAAAGGTGATTATGCTTTATGCCTTTGAGTCGCCACATATGCGTGAACAAGCGAACCAACTAGGCATTCACACCTTTATTAAAAAGCCTTTTGGTAGCAGCGACTTAGTCAACAAGCTTCAAGAGCTCTGCCTTACGGTGAAGAGTAATGTAAAAGCAGCAGACACTATTCAGGTACCCGATCTCACTGGCATAAAAATTCTATTTGCCGAAGATAACGCACTGAATCAGAAGGTAGCACTGGGTTTGTTAACCGATACTCATGCTACCATTAGCGTTGTCAATAATGGGTTAGAGGCGTTAAAGGCGCTACGCGAAGATAGCACATTCGATGTGGTATTGATGGATATTCAGATGCCCATCATGGATGGTTTAACCGCAGCAAAACGCATTCGCGAAGAATTGAAACTCACTCTTCCAATTATTGCGATGACCGCCCACGCTATGCAGCAAGATATAGATAAGAGCCATGCGGCAGGAATGGATGGGCATATCAATAAGCCTGTGGACCCAAATCGATTTTTCGATGTGCTCGTTGAAGTGCTAAACGATCAAAAGTTACATTCAATACCCAGCAACGAAGCGCCATTAGGTTTAGCCTCTTCTGATGCGTTTGTGCCTAATTCCCTTAGCTTTATTGATAAAAAGCAAGCGATGCAGGCATTGCTAAATGATGAATCCCTGTATACAGAATTGACTAACGACTTTGTAGCACTCGGCCCCGAATTACATGCGCTTCGCACTGCCATTGACGAAAAAGATTTCTCGTCAATATTAAGGATTGCACATATTTACACTACAGCGCTTAAATACATCGGGGCTTATGGGTTAGCTGAGCTTGCGAGGTCAATAGAGTTAACCATCCAACAAAACGAACAAGACAAGGTTGAAGGCTTTTTCGTGCAGTTAAATCTATTACATAGCGAGCTCACTAAAATGAACGCAAAATTCGAGCAACAAAGATAGCACTAAACTCATCACCCCACACAAGCAACAAAGCCTAAAGCGTTAGCCTTCCATTAGAGATAAGCCCCCAAATAACCCCCGCAAAGCCACTGCCAATACCCAGCACTAAACATGCATAATTCAACACCTTCATAGAACCAGTGGTTTTCCTTTTTGCTTTACCACTTTCATTGAATTCTGCATTTTCGTGAAGAAAAGCCATGTTTCTTATCATCAACACGAATAAACCAAAAGCAAATATGGTGTAAGTCACCACCGGCGCCACCCAATCAAGAGTGAGTTCATATGCGGCGGTAATAACCAGCCCCCAAAGTAAAACCCAGGCTATAAGTTCGTTTCGATAGCGCTTCATAGTGCGTTTGCTGTCTTTGTTAGGCAAGTTTGACAGCGCCGTCTTCGACGACCACATGATTACCAATACGGCCATAAATGCACCGATGAGCGACCCGCCCAATATACTTAACGCTTTCAACCAGAAACTGCTTCCCGCTTTGCTTCCCGCCGATACCGACGTTAGGCTGCCTGATACCATAGCAGCGGCAACAGGCCCGCTTGGGGTGATTAACCCCAGCACCACAGCGCTAAAACCAATACTGGGGGCTGTACTGTAAATAGCACTACCTACGTGCTTTAGCATCTCACTTTTCAAAGCAACCCGCGCACGTGAGAGCTTTTTTCGTACGGAGGATTCAGTGAGGTTCAGCAATTGTGCCACCTGTTTGCTGGATTGCTCTTCACGGTAGTAAAGCAGTACTATTTCTCTACTCTCCTCAGAAAGCTGGTCGATAAATTGTGCAACTAGACGCTTGTGTTGTTCTTGACTAAGTTTTTCATATTGCACGTCGTTGGCAGTCGCCATTTGCGCTAACAGTAAAGTGGCTTCATCGGAATCTACGCGGGCGTTAACTCTGTTGTCTCTAAGGAAATTCAACGCCGCATATCGCGTGGTTTGCCTGAGCCAAGGCAAGAAACTTTCCGGCTTTTTCAATTGCTTCAAATTTTGCCATACACTTACGAACACTTGCTGAGCTATTTCTTCGCTATCATCCACATCTTTCACAATTGCTAGCGCAATGGTACTTACCAAATTCTGTGAACGACGAATAATACGCTCGTAGGCTTGCTGATCGCCCTGTTGAGCCAAGATAATGTCGGCACTCTCGGCGTGTGCTATCTGAGCATTCAACATCCCTATTTCTCCAAAAATGAGCGAATTTGATTCACTAACCATGTCGGTTGGTCGTACATAATGAAATGCCGCGCTTCTGTGTTCATAACCACTTTAGCATTCTTTACATCAACAAATTGTTGTTCATATAAATACTGTGCGTGCTGGTATTGAGCATCATCACTAAAGCCTCCCGATGCGCCCAACATGAGTATAGGGGTTTGGCTGTGTTTAAGAGGCTGCCTGAGATCTCTTGTCATGACTTCATACATGGCATTTCCAGCCGTTGGCGGGTGAGAGTCTTTTGCCATTTCGATGATGCGAGCTTGATCATCAGGCGCTGTGGCTTGAATAAAAATACCGCGTTTTGTTTGCTCTGCCAATTGGTCAGGCTTCATTGCACTAAACATAGCCTTAAATGCTTGGGCTTGCGGCTCAAGTTGGCTTACTTCAGTATCGTTACTACGCGTAAAAACAGGCCCAATAAATGGCAAGCCATCTATTGATACCACTTTCCCAATTATCTCTTCATGCTCTGCAGCAAGGGTTAACGCTATTAACCCTCCCATGCTATGCCCAACGACATGAGGCTTGCTTAGCTTGTTGACTGCAATATAATCGCGAAGCTCCTTTATTAACGTGTCGAAATTAAATTCCCCGTTTTGAGGCGTGCCCCCAAAGCCTTTTATCGCAACAATATGAACATCAAACTGCGAATTAAAATGTTCTGTAATCCCCTCGTAAACCGACGCGTTCGACATCAAACCAGGGATAAAGATAATCGCTTTTTTATTCGTATTACTTGCGTGCTGTTCAACAATAGCAGTGCCTAGATTTGTAATACGCTCATCACTGGGAGTGATCATAGTTTTGGCTTGTAACGCAGTTGGTATTACCACGCCTAAAATTAGCATAAACA is from Alteromonas australica and encodes:
- a CDS encoding transposase, whose protein sequence is MARKHRLGPAGFAQHVIQRGNNRSICFADETDYIAYAHWLKKFSLQFDVAIHAWVLMTNHVHLLCTPNSDNRGVSAMMQSLGRMYVRYFNHKYNRTGTLWEGRFNSSLVSSEEYLLAVYRYIELNPVRANMVLSPAEYKWSSYRINALGIKSMLCSPHPVYLSLGKTDFRRLKAYRTLFKNDVPQSVIDKIQTSSRKELALGSKKFKHHIEQLTGSTLKNETLGRPASNNRIAKT
- a CDS encoding SAM-dependent methyltransferase, which gives rise to MDTAKKGQLIVVGTGISVAGQMTLAAKSHIENADIVFMGIMNKVGEHAVKNLNPNSISLDDLYQEGKSRAVTYDQMADRIVQAVSDGHKVCVAFYGHPGVFVTPSHEAIRRVRELGLNAQMLPGVSAEDCLIADLGIDPSRFGCQSYEATQFLFRDYRIDPYMTQIIWQIGLAGEASLSVLDATHNQPGLVMLADILREHYPDNHELIIYEAATLPICEPKIQKILLSELTLAKLTLISTLVVPSLGLPEYRQDRLAKLGLTEQQVINYRNPSIN
- a CDS encoding RecQ family ATP-dependent DNA helicase — its product is MTSPHSQLLQNLFGFTAFRQGQQEVVEGLLNARSTLAIFPTGSGKSLCYQYVATQLPHLTLVISPLLALMKDQLSFLHSKGIAAASIDSTLTAEQNKQVMNDVRSGRCKILMVSVERFKNERFRQFIESVQVSMLVVDEAHCISEWGHNFRPDYLKLPAYQKELNIPLVLLLTATATQKVKLDMASRFNIAQENIIQTGFYRPNLNLNVLPVAGINRNKVLLEELQRQQGAGIVYVTLQNTAQEVAQYLQQNGYAAQAYHAGLHNDVRQSIQQDFMENRLQVVVATIAFGMGIDKSDIRFVIHYDLPKSIENYSQEIGRGGRDGGTANCTVLANLDGLVTIENFVYGDTPDKSAIRRVIDDISAQAPVHLQAANIKSPPTPTSSSVYQWETQINSLSSISNIRQLPLKTLLVQLELANVIRPLYAYFAEYKFRFNTEQVDILNLFSKERREFLEAVFTHSNMKKVWGVVNFDSIYAQYGAERSRVVAALEYLHEHNHIELASRLITDVYSVDYSLLQQSELADKLARYFAENEQKEVERIAALVQFFEQDSCLNFNLSAYFDDNQAPRKCGHCSVCEGKVAKLSYSSPIPTPEREQVSAAMAALRAHLEGKFNDPITISIYCRFLTAMTMPLFTRLKVKQVKGYGSCEHCRYADVKQLVSELI
- a CDS encoding alpha/beta fold hydrolase; its protein translation is MKLWIKILLLVLGAILILIVWGLTLDKKFTETSTAAYIQTSHALFEEIGIDPQSHFVNTQGPVKRVHYYEMGEGEPLILIHGGGGYASQWYTIMDELAKSYHIYVLDRPGSGLTDNFIYGEVDLTKHGAAFIRSFMDALKLDSAHIVGHSMGGLFSVNFAGIYPQRVKKLVLIGHPAGGTETIPPQVVMMGLPAVNKILLKLIGEPTIKGSKDFHGMMLVHKPEQLPDIYWQNDVNAQLIPGSARSFNSLLENCVEFGGFNEAFLIQNTLFNLPHHVTFIVGDKDVWDTIENAEYLASKMNNATVHVIKNASHLPWLDAPEESAQLILSALEGN
- a CDS encoding zinc-binding dehydrogenase produces the protein MNKSKQLFTLITSEGELQVSLKEVDVPEPKPHEVIVRMEASPINPSDMWPMFGPASLDKASFNADKGALIAPVHKPLLARIKSRLDQTLPIGNEGAGTVVAAGDSSEAQALMGKTVSILTGAAYTEYACVPVQVCLPHREGTTAQQAASSFVNPLTALGMVETMRMEGHKALVHTAAASNLGQMLNKICLDEGVELVNIVRSQKQVDMLKEIGAKIVLDSSSENFKAELYQAIDKTGATLAFDAIGGGELVSDILTMMEASGSKDAKGFNTYGSDSNKQVYIYGGLDFSPTILNRAYGMTWGIGGWLLMRFLGKLDKKRVGELYQKVAAEINTTFASSYTKELSLEEALQPENVALYNAKKTGEKYLIVPNKG